From Solidesulfovibrio carbinoliphilus subsp. oakridgensis, the proteins below share one genomic window:
- a CDS encoding MucR family transcriptional regulator — MIDKEIWAEALNLAKDQLRHGKVHFSELEVVTKSIYEKLCSLRCGPVIDIEVEGPKQLEATQKHEKTKKYVKCAICGKEVKTLTERHTRSHGLTRKEYMDKFVVSKKDMSVKSTRKTTTGEDNPLKQMQMIMQEFGVKRGEVKSFVIEKGFDGLKGLVAAAKEKNVGILELLKEVDAQDAKGNKKK; from the coding sequence ATGATCGATAAAGAAATTTGGGCGGAAGCTTTGAATCTGGCGAAAGATCAGCTGCGACATGGCAAGGTTCATTTCAGCGAACTCGAAGTCGTGACCAAAAGCATCTACGAAAAGCTTTGTTCACTCCGGTGTGGTCCTGTCATCGATATCGAAGTCGAGGGACCGAAGCAGCTTGAGGCCACTCAAAAGCATGAGAAGACCAAAAAGTACGTGAAGTGTGCAATTTGCGGGAAAGAAGTCAAGACCTTGACGGAGCGGCATACCCGTTCCCATGGTCTGACCCGCAAAGAGTACATGGACAAATTCGTGGTGTCCAAGAAGGACATGTCCGTCAAGAGCACCAGAAAAACCACCACTGGCGAAGATAATCCTCTAAAGCAGATGCAGATGATCATGCAGGAATTTGGAGTGAAGAGGGGAGAGGTGAAGAGCTTCGTTATCGAGAAGGGCTTTGACGGTCTGAAAGGGCTTGTTGCTGCCGCCAAGGAAAAGAATGTCGGGATTCTTGAGTTGCTGAAAGAAGTCGATGCTCAAGATGCCAAGGGTAACAAGAAAAAATAG
- a CDS encoding ParA family protein yields the protein MRIIAFANQKGGVGKTTTVQNVGAALAMFGRSVLLVDLDAQGSLTASCGVEPEELEKNLYDVLDGRATVGQIKRSVEGLAGIDLLPAGMSLAQADLAFAGRIGRENMLKKAMSQVEGYDYILLDCPPNLGLVTVNALVAAGELIIPVQAEFHALRGLELLQSTVAMIQELNPTLRAAGIVVTLYDKRKTLNRDVFNELRRAFPDLIFETRIRDAVALAEAPSHGKDIMAYRPGSAGAEDYERLAKEIEKRGA from the coding sequence ATGCGGATAATCGCTTTTGCTAACCAGAAGGGCGGTGTTGGGAAAACGACCACCGTGCAAAACGTTGGTGCTGCCCTGGCAATGTTCGGTCGGAGTGTGCTCCTCGTGGACCTGGATGCCCAGGGGAGCTTGACTGCTTCCTGCGGAGTGGAACCTGAGGAGCTTGAGAAAAATCTTTATGATGTTCTTGATGGTCGGGCCACAGTCGGACAAATCAAACGTTCAGTGGAGGGCCTGGCTGGCATTGACCTGCTCCCTGCCGGCATGAGCCTAGCGCAAGCGGACTTAGCCTTTGCAGGCAGAATCGGGCGGGAAAACATGCTCAAAAAGGCCATGTCCCAGGTGGAGGGCTATGACTATATTTTACTCGACTGCCCACCCAACCTGGGGCTTGTGACCGTTAACGCCCTGGTGGCGGCCGGGGAACTTATCATACCCGTGCAGGCCGAGTTTCATGCGCTTCGGGGCCTTGAGTTACTCCAGAGCACCGTGGCCATGATCCAAGAACTCAACCCGACTCTACGGGCTGCGGGCATCGTCGTGACTCTCTACGACAAACGCAAGACACTGAATCGTGATGTTTTCAATGAGCTGCGAAGAGCCTTCCCTGACCTGATTTTTGAAACTCGAATTCGAGATGCGGTGGCACTTGCCGAAGCCCCAAGCCACGGAAAGGACATCATGGCCTATCGGCCGGGAAGTGCGGGTGCCGAGGACTACGAAAGACTCGCAAAAGAAATTGAGAAGAGGGGGGCTTAA
- a CDS encoding IS110 family transposase codes for MNKSSTSRLESFIRGFEFKPFSVGIDVHKNSYHIALPREDGQFHVWVAPSNPLALAIRLKELSLSIRCIAYEAGPTGYTLARVLLAANLPAIVIAPNKIPRPISASAKTDSLDCRRLADYAAKDMLTPIALPTEEEEALRTLVRRRKTLTAQRRQVRQRIKSLLLYHGILEPRGLENWSKKALAGLDALPLRPAIASALGSLLREHTFVQQEVNLVDDAIGKSSRDELPQGDQASAAEYLQTVPGVGPVVAATFVTEVFRPQRFQRGEEVASYLGLAPTVRQSGERSGQARLAPGGKKYLKSILVEAAWTVKRYCPWAANLYGRIVSRTNVPQKAIVAVARKLAIILWRLSLEKRAYEPAMA; via the coding sequence ATGAACAAAAGTTCGACTTCAAGGCTTGAGTCGTTCATCCGTGGTTTTGAATTCAAACCCTTTTCCGTTGGTATCGATGTCCACAAGAATTCCTACCACATCGCCTTACCACGAGAAGATGGGCAGTTTCATGTATGGGTTGCTCCTTCAAATCCTCTTGCTCTGGCCATTCGCCTGAAAGAACTTTCCTTATCTATTAGATGTATAGCCTACGAAGCAGGGCCAACAGGCTATACGCTTGCACGTGTGCTCCTGGCAGCGAACCTTCCGGCCATTGTCATCGCTCCCAATAAGATCCCGCGCCCGATTAGTGCCTCGGCCAAGACCGACAGCCTCGATTGCAGAAGGCTTGCTGACTATGCCGCTAAGGACATGCTCACGCCAATTGCCCTTCCAACCGAAGAGGAAGAGGCTCTCAGGACGCTTGTTCGACGGAGAAAGACCCTCACGGCTCAGCGCCGGCAGGTGAGGCAACGTATAAAGTCGTTGCTGCTCTACCATGGAATCCTGGAACCCCGAGGGCTGGAGAACTGGTCGAAGAAGGCGTTGGCGGGACTTGACGCTCTTCCCCTGCGCCCTGCGATAGCAAGTGCCTTGGGCAGTCTGCTCCGCGAGCACACTTTCGTCCAGCAAGAGGTCAACCTTGTCGATGATGCCATCGGCAAATCTTCCAGAGATGAACTTCCGCAAGGCGATCAAGCCTCGGCGGCAGAGTATCTCCAGACGGTGCCTGGTGTGGGGCCGGTTGTTGCCGCCACGTTCGTCACGGAGGTATTCCGGCCGCAGCGGTTTCAAAGGGGCGAGGAAGTGGCGAGCTATCTGGGGCTTGCGCCGACAGTAAGGCAGAGCGGAGAGCGGTCTGGCCAGGCCAGGCTTGCTCCTGGCGGCAAGAAATACTTGAAAAGCATTTTGGTAGAGGCTGCATGGACGGTGAAGCGTTACTGTCCATGGGCGGCCAACCTCTATGGCCGAATCGTCTCC